A single window of Polaribacter sp. SA4-10 DNA harbors:
- the mutL gene encoding DNA mismatch repair endonuclease MutL: MSDIIQLLPDHVANQIAAGEVVQRPASVVKELLENAIDAGATNIKLLLKDAGKTLIQVIDDGKGMSTTDSRMCFERHATSKIKKAEDLFNLNTKGFRGEALASIAAIAHVELKTKQENEELGAQLKIEGSKIISQDFISTGKGTSLSVKNLFYNIPARRNFLKSDTIETRHIIDEFQRVALAHSNISFLLHHNNNEVYHLKSSNLRKRIVAIFGTKMNEKLVPIQEQTDILTIEGFVAKPEFSKRKRGEQFFFVNDRFIKSSYLNHAVVNAFDGLLEQGSHPSYFLYLKVPANTIDINIHPTKTEIKFDNEKALYAMLRATVKHSLGQYNVAPLLDFNRDANLDTSYHLNTNRKSTKTPQISVDPDFNPFKELEQKEITFPYRREKQTESWESLYTSVAITDEQKQEELFENQQEIKTQKTFQIQRKYLLSSIKSGVVLINQSLAHQRILYEQFLESITVKEANSQQLLFPVKISFSSAEIEMIYTIKTELENAGFSFDEFTKDSVIIKGIPVSVTESKITIILEELLNDINLEVPDASFSHFDVMAKSFARTLSIKTGTLLSEKEQESLVNNLFSCKEPTVSPFGKATFKTLTLNEIDSLFNS, translated from the coding sequence ATGTCTGATATTATTCAACTTTTACCAGATCATGTTGCGAATCAAATTGCTGCAGGAGAAGTCGTTCAGCGCCCAGCTTCTGTTGTAAAAGAATTATTAGAAAACGCTATTGATGCTGGAGCAACTAATATAAAATTACTTTTAAAAGACGCAGGAAAAACGTTAATTCAAGTAATTGATGACGGAAAAGGCATGAGTACAACAGACTCAAGAATGTGTTTTGAGCGTCATGCAACTTCAAAAATAAAAAAAGCAGAAGATTTATTTAACTTAAATACCAAAGGCTTTCGTGGTGAAGCTTTAGCTTCTATTGCTGCAATTGCGCATGTAGAGTTAAAAACAAAACAAGAAAACGAGGAACTTGGTGCACAATTAAAAATTGAAGGAAGTAAAATTATTTCTCAAGATTTTATTTCTACAGGAAAAGGAACAAGCTTGTCTGTAAAAAATCTGTTTTACAATATTCCTGCAAGAAGAAATTTTTTAAAATCAGATACTATAGAAACGCGTCATATTATTGATGAATTTCAACGAGTAGCTTTAGCACACTCAAATATTTCTTTTTTATTACATCATAATAACAATGAAGTTTATCATTTAAAAAGTAGTAATTTAAGAAAACGAATTGTTGCTATTTTTGGTACTAAAATGAATGAAAAATTAGTTCCAATACAAGAACAAACAGATATTTTAACTATTGAAGGTTTTGTTGCAAAACCAGAGTTCTCTAAAAGAAAACGTGGGGAACAATTCTTTTTTGTAAATGATCGTTTTATAAAAAGTTCGTATTTAAATCATGCTGTTGTAAATGCTTTTGATGGGTTGTTAGAACAAGGTTCTCATCCCTCCTATTTTTTGTATTTAAAAGTCCCTGCAAACACAATTGATATAAATATTCATCCAACAAAAACAGAGATAAAGTTTGATAATGAAAAGGCATTGTACGCAATGTTGCGCGCAACTGTTAAACATAGTTTAGGGCAATATAATGTTGCGCCTCTTTTAGATTTTAATAGAGATGCTAACCTAGATACTTCTTATCATTTAAACACAAATAGAAAATCTACAAAAACACCACAAATTTCTGTTGATCCAGATTTTAATCCGTTTAAAGAATTAGAACAAAAAGAAATTACTTTTCCATACAGAAGAGAAAAACAAACAGAAAGTTGGGAATCGTTATATACTTCTGTTGCCATTACGGATGAGCAAAAACAAGAAGAATTATTTGAAAATCAACAAGAAATAAAAACACAGAAGACATTTCAAATTCAAAGAAAATACTTGTTAAGTTCTATAAAATCTGGAGTCGTTTTAATCAATCAATCTTTGGCGCATCAACGTATTTTATATGAACAATTTTTAGAAAGTATAACCGTTAAAGAAGCTAATAGTCAGCAATTATTATTTCCCGTAAAAATTTCTTTTTCATCAGCAGAAATAGAAATGATTTATACAATTAAAACAGAATTAGAAAATGCTGGTTTTTCTTTTGATGAATTTACCAAAGACAGTGTTATTATAAAAGGAATACCGGTTTCTGTAACAGAAAGTAAAATTACCATTATTTTAGAAGAATTATTAAACGATATTAATTTAGAAGTGCCAGATGCAAGTTTTAGTCATTTTGATGTAATGGCAAAATCATTTGCAAGAACTTTATCCATAAAAACAGGAACGCTACTTTCTGAAAAAGAACAAGAAAGTTTAGTAAATAATTTGTTCTCTTGCAAAGAGCCAACAGTTTCACCTTTTGGTAAAGCTACTTTTAAAACACTAACATTAAACGAAATAGATTCATTATTTAATAGCTAG
- a CDS encoding rhomboid family intramembrane serine protease: MNKLTDAIKHLIIINVILFVVPQLLKLDLTNILALHFPQNEHFGFWQYITHMFMHGSFAHILFNMYGLWAFGTPLEQMWGKKKFIFFYFSAGLGAGLIYTLVNYYQFNGLYEQLINAGITDGELTRIFDFSGSTTSEFIEKANNVLSTNNSLNVYPGLGDDLIQASNYYDTKAVGASGAVYGVLVAFGIYFKDAKLALIFLPIPIAAKYFIPIIIAFDLFFGMTKYSVGNIAHFAHVGGALIGFLIAWYWKKTDNKRWN; this comes from the coding sequence ATGAATAAACTTACAGATGCAATAAAGCACTTAATAATCATAAATGTAATTTTATTTGTTGTTCCACAACTTTTAAAATTAGATCTTACTAATATTTTAGCATTACATTTTCCTCAAAATGAACATTTTGGTTTTTGGCAATATATTACCCACATGTTTATGCATGGTAGTTTTGCACATATACTTTTTAACATGTATGGTTTATGGGCATTTGGAACACCATTGGAACAAATGTGGGGAAAAAAGAAGTTTATTTTCTTTTATTTTTCTGCAGGATTAGGAGCTGGGTTAATTTATACTTTGGTTAATTATTATCAATTTAACGGTTTATATGAACAACTGATTAATGCTGGAATAACAGATGGTGAACTTACTCGAATTTTTGACTTTTCTGGAAGTACTACATCAGAATTTATTGAAAAAGCGAATAACGTATTATCTACAAATAATAGCTTAAATGTTTATCCTGGTTTGGGAGACGATTTAATACAAGCTAGCAATTATTATGATACAAAAGCAGTGGGTGCTTCTGGTGCTGTTTATGGAGTTTTAGTAGCCTTTGGAATCTATTTTAAAGATGCAAAACTAGCATTGATCTTTTTACCTATACCTATCGCTGCAAAATACTTTATTCCAATAATTATTGCTTTTGATTTATTCTTTGGAATGACAAAATATTCTGTTGGAAACATAGCACATTTTGCGCATGTTGGTGGGGCTTTAATTGGTTTTTTAATTGCTTGGTATTGGAAAAAAACAGATAATAAACGTTGGAATTAA
- a CDS encoding rhomboid family intramembrane serine protease — MSFIEDIKSRFKKGTIVEKLIYINLAVFAATLLFSVFQGLYKGEINWLINWFSLDAEYAVFFTKPWTIISYGFLHDGFLHVLFNLITLYFIGNLFIEYFTQKQLLTFYLLGTFFGGILYLLSQNYFPLFEGKSSVLVGASAGISGIFIGIATYIPNYQLNIRFIGFVKLWHLAAIWILLDVLGIAGNNAGGHFAHLGGSVFGYLYVNQSSNKGLNLFSKISSLFKTKRKPLKTVYKSPKKKQSTKHTSINQQQIDVILDKISKSGYDTLTKSEKDFLFKQGK, encoded by the coding sequence ATGAGTTTTATAGAAGACATAAAATCGCGCTTTAAAAAAGGCACTATTGTAGAAAAGCTAATTTACATTAATCTTGCTGTGTTTGCCGCTACACTGCTTTTTAGTGTTTTTCAAGGTTTGTATAAAGGAGAAATAAATTGGCTTATAAATTGGTTTTCTTTAGATGCAGAATATGCAGTTTTTTTTACAAAACCATGGACCATTATTTCTTACGGGTTTTTACATGACGGATTTTTACACGTCTTATTTAACCTAATTACATTGTACTTTATTGGTAATTTATTTATTGAATATTTCACTCAAAAACAATTACTTACATTTTACTTATTAGGTACTTTCTTTGGTGGAATTTTGTATTTATTAAGTCAAAATTATTTTCCTTTATTTGAAGGTAAATCATCTGTATTAGTTGGTGCTTCCGCAGGAATTTCAGGAATATTTATTGGAATAGCAACCTACATACCTAATTATCAACTAAACATACGCTTTATTGGTTTTGTAAAATTATGGCATTTGGCAGCAATTTGGATATTATTAGATGTTTTAGGAATTGCAGGAAATAATGCTGGTGGCCATTTTGCTCATTTAGGAGGAAGTGTTTTTGGCTATTTATATGTAAATCAATCTAGTAATAAAGGATTAAACTTGTTTAGCAAAATTTCATCATTATTTAAAACGAAAAGAAAGCCTTTAAAAACAGTTTACAAGTCGCCAAAGAAGAAGCAAAGCACAAAACACACTTCTATAAATCAACAACAAATAGACGTTATTTTAGATAAAATAAGTAAATCTGGTTACGATACATTAACCAAATCAGAAAAAGATTTTTTGTTTAAACAAGGAAAATAA
- a CDS encoding endonuclease/exonuclease/phosphatase family protein: MKNLSFVDKILYLVNSLLATVLLLSYFLPFVSPNTIPIFAVLSLFVPFLIILNLLFVIYWLITLKKQFFLSIIILVIGWFFLPPFYKMSGKNSSLNNDLKVMSYNVKTFDLFDNKKDTLEKNGFAFIKYQNPDVLVLQEFYQKKKINLTFPYKYIKTKNAKSKFGLAIYSKFKIINSGSFNFKETANNIIFVDIVKQKDTIRLYNLHLQSLKIRPNEENFGQENSEKLLKRVTNSFQKQGSQTAKFLEHEQQWKGKKVVCGDFNNTAYSWVYNKISKDKKDAFIEAGKGFGKTFEYKFPLRIDFILTDTNAIINQFSTFSEKFSDHYAVQAKINW, translated from the coding sequence ATGAAGAATTTATCTTTTGTTGACAAGATTTTATACTTAGTAAATTCGCTTTTAGCAACAGTGTTGTTACTTTCTTATTTCCTGCCTTTTGTATCTCCAAATACAATTCCTATTTTTGCTGTTTTAAGCCTTTTTGTGCCGTTTTTAATTATTTTAAATCTTCTTTTTGTTATTTATTGGTTAATTACACTAAAAAAACAGTTTTTTCTCTCCATTATTATTTTAGTTATTGGTTGGTTCTTTTTACCTCCCTTCTACAAAATGTCTGGTAAAAATTCGTCTTTAAACAATGATTTAAAAGTGATGAGTTATAACGTAAAAACATTCGATTTATTCGACAATAAAAAAGATACCTTAGAAAAAAATGGTTTTGCTTTTATTAAGTATCAGAATCCTGATGTTTTAGTACTACAAGAGTTTTATCAAAAAAAGAAAATAAATCTTACATTTCCTTACAAATATATTAAAACTAAAAATGCTAAAAGTAAATTCGGATTGGCAATTTATTCGAAATTTAAAATTATAAATTCCGGATCTTTCAATTTTAAAGAAACCGCTAATAACATTATATTTGTCGATATTGTAAAGCAAAAAGATACGATTAGGCTTTATAATTTGCATTTACAGTCTTTAAAAATAAGGCCAAATGAAGAAAATTTTGGACAAGAAAATTCAGAAAAATTATTAAAAAGAGTGACCAATTCATTTCAAAAACAAGGATCTCAAACTGCTAAATTTTTAGAGCACGAACAACAATGGAAAGGGAAAAAAGTTGTTTGTGGTGATTTTAATAATACTGCATATTCTTGGGTCTACAATAAAATTTCTAAGGACAAGAAAGATGCTTTTATTGAAGCTGGAAAAGGTTTTGGAAAAACATTTGAATATAAATTTCCTTTGAGAATAGATTTTATTTTAACAGACACTAATGCTATTATAAATCAGTTTTCTACATTCTCAGAAAAATTTTCTGACCACTACGCTGTTCAAGCCAAAATTAATTGGTAA
- a CDS encoding geranylgeranyl reductase family protein → MNHFDVAIIGSGPSGASTAFYLGKQGISTVIIEKETLPRYKTCGGGFVNRGRKNMPFEIDNVIEREFFAVNSYFNNNKIQYQSTKKKPIITMIMRDAFDNLIVEKAKEFGVTLLENHTLKSIDFKNEKSILKTSQGDISANFIIAADGVLSPTAKMAGWKEDTRKLIPALEYEVEVSEEDFKRLSKTVRFDIDAVPYGYAWSFPKKNHLSLGVLTTKKGKINLKDYYKKYLQTLGIKNIIKEDAHGFQIPIAPRTDGFVKNNVFLIGDAAGFAEPVTAEGISNAILSGKYVAEAIIESSLNKELAKKKYLEKLNIKLLPELKSGATLSKFFYHNNPIRNFILKKYGQHFSDVMVDILHGDRPFPTNVSEKLNAKIKEKLF, encoded by the coding sequence ATGAATCACTTTGATGTTGCAATAATTGGTAGTGGACCTTCAGGAGCATCTACAGCTTTTTACTTAGGTAAACAGGGAATTTCTACTGTTATCATAGAAAAAGAGACCTTACCAAGATATAAAACATGTGGTGGTGGTTTTGTTAATAGAGGAAGAAAGAACATGCCTTTTGAAATTGACAACGTAATTGAACGTGAATTTTTTGCTGTAAATAGTTACTTTAATAATAATAAAATTCAGTATCAATCTACTAAAAAAAAGCCTATCATAACAATGATTATGAGAGACGCTTTTGATAATTTAATTGTTGAAAAAGCAAAAGAATTTGGCGTCACTTTATTAGAAAATCATACGCTAAAAAGTATTGATTTTAAAAATGAAAAATCTATTTTAAAAACCTCTCAAGGAGATATTTCTGCAAATTTTATTATTGCAGCTGATGGTGTTTTAAGTCCGACAGCAAAAATGGCAGGTTGGAAAGAAGATACACGTAAATTAATACCCGCTTTAGAATATGAAGTAGAAGTTTCTGAAGAAGATTTTAAACGTTTATCTAAAACTGTTCGTTTTGATATTGATGCTGTTCCTTATGGTTATGCATGGAGTTTTCCTAAGAAAAATCATTTATCTTTAGGAGTGTTAACTACAAAAAAAGGAAAAATTAACCTTAAAGATTATTACAAAAAGTATTTACAAACACTTGGTATTAAAAACATTATAAAGGAAGATGCACATGGGTTTCAAATTCCGATTGCACCAAGAACTGATGGATTTGTAAAAAATAATGTATTTTTAATTGGTGATGCTGCTGGTTTTGCAGAACCAGTTACTGCAGAAGGAATATCTAATGCTATTTTAAGCGGAAAATATGTAGCTGAAGCAATTATAGAAAGTAGTTTAAATAAAGAATTAGCAAAAAAAAAATATTTAGAAAAGTTGAATATTAAATTATTACCAGAATTAAAATCTGGTGCTACTTTGTCTAAATTCTTTTATCATAATAATCCTATTAGAAACTTTATACTAAAAAAATATGGCCAACATTTTAGTGATGTTATGGTTGATATTTTACATGGAGATAGACCTTTTCCTACAAATGTTTCAGAGAAATTAAATGCAAAAATTAAAGAGAAACTTTTTTAG
- a CDS encoding antibiotic biosynthesis monooxygenase encodes MIIDKLTTPYYAVIFSTIVSEDLDGYLETAERMEELAKEQKGYLGIESARNKIGITVSYWQTLDDIVLWKNNIEHTEARNLGREKWYKKYQLRICKVESEYGFEK; translated from the coding sequence ATGATAATAGATAAATTAACAACACCATATTACGCTGTAATTTTTTCTACAATTGTATCAGAAGATTTAGATGGGTATTTAGAAACAGCAGAAAGAATGGAAGAACTGGCTAAAGAGCAAAAAGGATATTTAGGAATTGAGTCTGCAAGAAATAAAATAGGAATTACAGTTTCTTACTGGCAAACTCTAGATGATATTGTTTTATGGAAAAACAATATAGAGCACACAGAAGCCAGAAATCTAGGAAGAGAAAAATGGTATAAAAAATACCAATTACGAATTTGTAAAGTTGAAAGTGAATATGGGTTTGAAAAATAA
- a CDS encoding GNAT family N-acetyltransferase: protein MIFETEKLIVRKLILEDLLAFHELESNRLVLKYATGEVKTLDENKIELNKLTAKYDLENNDFWIYAIERKSDRNFVGTVAFVKDGEDDEIGYRFLQKYWGNGFGTEICEGVILYCKQLGMPKIIGYVVDKNIASVKILKTFNFRVVNHFISDDIKLPETKYELIL, encoded by the coding sequence ATGATTTTTGAAACTGAAAAACTAATTGTTAGAAAACTAATTTTAGAAGATTTACTTGCTTTTCATGAGCTTGAAAGTAATCGCTTAGTCTTGAAATATGCAACAGGAGAGGTGAAAACTTTGGATGAAAATAAAATAGAACTTAATAAATTGACTGCTAAATATGATTTAGAGAATAATGATTTTTGGATTTATGCTATTGAAAGGAAATCTGACAGGAATTTTGTTGGTACTGTGGCATTCGTAAAAGATGGAGAAGATGATGAAATAGGGTACCGATTTCTACAAAAATATTGGGGAAATGGTTTTGGAACAGAGATCTGTGAGGGGGTAATTTTGTATTGTAAACAATTAGGAATGCCTAAAATAATAGGATATGTTGTTGATAAAAATATTGCTTCAGTTAAAATTTTAAAAACTTTTAATTTTAGAGTAGTCAACCATTTTATTAGTGATGATATTAAATTGCCAGAAACAAAATACGAATTAATTTTATGA
- the mtaB gene encoding tRNA (N(6)-L-threonylcarbamoyladenosine(37)-C(2))-methylthiotransferase MtaB — MNTDKKVAFYTLGCKLNFSETSTIARNFVSEGFNRVEFEEKADIYVINTCSVTDNADKRFKSIVKSALKKNDEAFLIAVGCYAQLKPEELAAVDGVDLVLGATEKFNVTSYINDLTKNNIGEVHSCEISEADFYVGSYSIGDRTRAFLKVQDGCDYKCTYCTIPLARGISRSDTVENVLKNAKEISEKGIKEIVLTGVNIGDYGKGEFGNKKHEHTFLELVKELDKVEGIHRLRISSIEPNLLEDETIAFVSKSNTFVPHFHIPLQSGSDELLKKMKRRYMKSTYTNRVSRIKEMMPNACIGVDVIVGFPGETDELFLETYNYLNDLDISYLHVFTYSERPNTEAVEIDGVIAKKVRAKRSKMLRGLSAKKRRSFYESQLGNTLNVLFESENKEGYINGFTENYVKVKSPWNPELINTIHKIALTNIDEDGLVRFDFIEDVVTL, encoded by the coding sequence ATGAACACAGATAAAAAAGTAGCATTTTACACTTTAGGATGTAAATTAAATTTCTCTGAAACTTCTACCATTGCTCGTAATTTTGTAAGCGAAGGTTTTAATAGGGTTGAATTTGAAGAGAAAGCAGATATCTATGTAATAAATACTTGCTCTGTTACAGATAATGCTGATAAACGTTTTAAATCGATTGTAAAATCTGCTTTAAAGAAAAACGACGAAGCTTTTTTAATTGCTGTTGGTTGTTATGCACAATTAAAGCCAGAAGAATTAGCTGCTGTAGATGGTGTTGACTTAGTTTTAGGAGCAACAGAAAAATTTAATGTTACCAGTTATATAAATGACTTAACCAAAAATAACATTGGTGAAGTCCATTCTTGTGAAATATCTGAAGCCGATTTTTATGTAGGTTCTTATTCTATTGGAGATAGAACTCGTGCTTTTTTAAAAGTACAAGATGGTTGCGATTATAAATGTACTTATTGTACAATTCCTTTGGCTAGAGGAATCTCTAGAAGTGATACCGTAGAAAATGTACTTAAAAATGCGAAAGAAATATCAGAAAAAGGGATTAAAGAAATTGTTTTAACGGGTGTAAATATTGGGGATTATGGAAAAGGTGAATTTGGTAACAAAAAACACGAGCATACTTTTTTAGAATTGGTTAAAGAACTAGATAAAGTTGAAGGAATTCATCGTTTAAGAATATCTTCTATAGAGCCTAATCTTTTAGAAGATGAAACGATAGCGTTTGTTTCAAAATCAAACACTTTTGTTCCGCATTTTCATATTCCTTTACAAAGTGGTAGCGACGAATTATTGAAAAAGATGAAACGTCGTTATATGAAAAGCACTTATACAAATAGAGTTTCTAGAATAAAAGAAATGATGCCAAATGCATGTATTGGTGTTGATGTTATTGTTGGTTTCCCTGGAGAAACTGATGAATTATTTTTAGAAACTTACAATTATCTAAATGATTTAGATATTTCTTACTTACATGTTTTTACATATTCTGAAAGACCAAATACAGAGGCTGTAGAAATAGATGGCGTTATCGCAAAAAAAGTGAGAGCAAAACGAAGTAAAATGTTGCGTGGTTTATCTGCAAAAAAGCGTAGATCTTTTTATGAAAGCCAACTAGGAAATACATTAAATGTCTTATTTGAAAGTGAAAATAAAGAAGGTTATATAAACGGGTTTACAGAGAATTATGTAAAAGTTAAATCTCCTTGGAACCCAGAATTAATAAATACAATACACAAAATTGCACTAACAAACATTGATGAAGATGGTTTGGTACGATTTGATTTTATTGAAGATGTTGTAACTTTATAA
- a CDS encoding DUF6438 domain-containing protein, producing the protein MKLFLLFFFVLALSCNLPKQKIEKQLQEKEVKKEIIKEVKKLYQELFIVLKNPKNVIDAKSLIENSGLIWNELVINDQYFKAATINVPIDKEDFWLQRLKESNVFSTVEISSNEALEKAKYLIENTLVKLRKTHCYRNCSVYDITFFKDGKVIFNGIENVPTKGKHEFTLTEKQLKKVERLFSQTSFNTYSDAFIDKTIADLPSTFITYKKKQVEIKIWKNVPDELIYAYKYLEEILIKKELIL; encoded by the coding sequence ATGAAACTTTTTCTATTATTCTTTTTTGTTTTGGCTTTAAGCTGTAATCTACCAAAGCAAAAAATTGAAAAACAACTTCAAGAAAAAGAAGTCAAAAAAGAAATTATTAAAGAAGTAAAAAAATTGTATCAAGAACTTTTTATTGTACTTAAAAACCCTAAAAATGTTATAGATGCAAAATCTTTAATTGAAAATAGTGGTTTAATTTGGAACGAATTAGTTATTAATGACCAATACTTTAAAGCTGCCACAATAAATGTACCTATAGATAAAGAAGATTTTTGGTTACAGAGACTAAAAGAATCAAATGTTTTTTCAACTGTAGAAATAAGCTCAAATGAAGCTTTAGAAAAGGCAAAATATTTAATAGAAAATACTTTAGTTAAATTAAGAAAAACGCATTGTTATCGAAATTGCTCAGTGTATGATATTACTTTTTTTAAAGACGGAAAAGTAATTTTTAATGGTATTGAAAATGTGCCAACAAAAGGAAAACACGAATTCACTTTAACAGAAAAGCAATTGAAAAAAGTTGAGCGACTGTTTTCTCAAACATCATTCAATACCTATTCCGATGCATTTATAGACAAAACTATTGCAGATCTTCCAAGTACATTTATTACCTATAAAAAGAAGCAGGTAGAAATAAAAATTTGGAAAAATGTGCCAGATGAATTAATTTATGCATATAAATATTTAGAAGAAATTTTAATAAAAAAAGAATTGATTCTATAA
- a CDS encoding alpha/beta hydrolase — MTKIAIYFIPGLAAGPEIFKNLKLSEEKYELHYLSWKSPLALEEDITNYAMRMSSDVKAEKPVLVGVSFGGIMVQEMSKFLDTKKIIIISSVKTSKELPKRFKMAKFTKIYKFFPTKIITNFEEYAQYFLGKSLKKKSETYKKYLYVRGETYLNWSIYNVLKWEQKKSLEEIIHIHGTKDTVFPIKNINKSIEVKGGTHIMILTKAKKISKIIDDVLTF; from the coding sequence ATGACAAAAATCGCTATTTATTTTATCCCTGGTTTAGCTGCTGGACCAGAAATTTTTAAAAACTTAAAATTATCTGAAGAAAAGTATGAATTGCATTATCTTTCTTGGAAAAGTCCTTTAGCTTTAGAAGAAGATATTACTAATTATGCGATGAGAATGAGCAGTGATGTTAAAGCAGAAAAACCTGTTTTAGTTGGTGTATCTTTTGGCGGAATTATGGTACAAGAAATGAGTAAGTTCTTAGATACAAAAAAAATTATTATCATATCTAGTGTTAAGACTAGTAAAGAGTTGCCTAAAAGATTTAAAATGGCAAAATTTACTAAAATTTATAAATTTTTTCCGACTAAAATTATTACTAATTTTGAAGAGTATGCACAATATTTCTTAGGAAAATCTCTTAAAAAAAAATCAGAAACCTATAAAAAATACCTTTATGTTAGAGGTGAAACATATCTAAATTGGTCTATTTACAATGTTTTAAAATGGGAACAAAAAAAATCATTGGAAGAAATTATCCATATTCATGGAACAAAAGACACTGTTTTTCCAATAAAAAACATTAATAAATCAATAGAAGTAAAAGGAGGAACACATATTATGATTCTTACAAAGGCTAAAAAGATATCAAAAATTATTGATGACGTTTTAACTTTTTAA
- a CDS encoding lytic transglycosylase domain-containing protein — translation MNNPQRILSLLSITFLTILFINAINKSDVDPESNTHENYKVKALKLPANLNFSGEIVPVHKPNIRERMDRELLVNTYWQSNGLLLLKRANKYFPILEPLLEEYGLPDDFKYLAVAESGLLMDNPSSASASGLWHFLPNTAKEKKFGLEINDNVDERFHIEKSTRAAAIYLKYAKEKFGSWTLAAAAYNAGNRRIFERLSAQQVTSYYDALLPDETERYVFRIVALKEVLSNPEKYGFVFEKEDLYTSIKTRTVKVDTVISNIASFAKKFGTNYKQLKLQNPWLRENKLNNKSRRLYEIKIPVE, via the coding sequence ATGAATAACCCACAACGTATATTATCATTACTAAGTATTACTTTTCTTACTATTTTATTTATTAATGCTATTAATAAATCTGATGTAGATCCAGAATCTAATACACATGAAAACTATAAAGTAAAAGCGCTAAAACTTCCTGCTAATTTAAATTTTTCTGGAGAAATAGTCCCTGTTCATAAACCTAATATTAGAGAAAGAATGGATAGAGAGTTACTTGTAAACACCTATTGGCAATCTAATGGATTATTATTATTAAAACGTGCTAATAAATATTTCCCTATTCTCGAACCTTTGTTAGAAGAATATGGTTTACCAGATGATTTTAAATATTTAGCAGTTGCAGAAAGTGGTTTATTAATGGACAACCCTTCTTCTGCTAGTGCTTCTGGACTTTGGCATTTTCTACCAAATACAGCTAAAGAAAAAAAATTCGGATTAGAAATAAATGACAATGTAGATGAGCGTTTTCATATAGAAAAATCTACAAGAGCTGCTGCAATTTATCTAAAATATGCCAAAGAAAAATTTGGTTCTTGGACATTAGCTGCTGCTGCTTACAATGCAGGAAATAGAAGAATTTTTGAAAGATTAAGCGCACAACAAGTAACGAGTTATTACGATGCCCTTTTGCCTGATGAAACGGAAAGATATGTTTTTAGAATTGTTGCTTTAAAGGAAGTTTTATCTAATCCAGAAAAGTATGGTTTTGTTTTTGAAAAAGAGGATTTATATACTTCAATAAAAACAAGAACGGTTAAAGTTGATACTGTAATTTCTAATATTGCTTCTTTTGCAAAGAAATTTGGAACAAATTACAAACAGTTAAAGCTTCAAAACCCGTGGTTAAGAGAAAATAAACTAAATAATAAAAGCAGAAGGTTGTATGAGATTAAAATACCTGTAGAATAA
- a CDS encoding YwbE family protein, whose product MKNIRIMIDARKLSNIKIGLFVEIVQKPHQRTGELTEGVVGKILTKSTYHPHGIKVQLESGIVGRVKNSIE is encoded by the coding sequence GTGAAAAATATTAGAATAATGATTGATGCAAGAAAACTTTCAAATATTAAAATTGGATTATTTGTAGAAATAGTACAAAAACCACATCAAAGAACAGGGGAGTTAACAGAAGGTGTAGTTGGTAAAATACTTACAAAATCTACGTATCATCCTCATGGAATAAAAGTTCAACTTGAATCTGGAATTGTTGGTAGGGTTAAAAATAGTATAGAATAA